Genomic segment of Candidatus Latescibacter sp.:
ACGATATCAAACAAGGGATTGTTTTTGGGCGTAAGAAGAGCAAGATAGCCTTGACGGCACAACTCGGCGCAGACAAAATACTCGCCCGCAGTTCCGACTAGATTGTTCGCACTATTCATCAGCTTAAACTTCTAACTACTGTTTCGATGGTTTCCAAAAAACCCGTTTTTCGGTTTGGCATCCTTTCTTTTCTTTGCGCGAGAATAAATCAAAGGTTTCAATTTTTCAAAATACTGAAAATTCTCCTTCAGTCAAACACCTTTCTATTTCCTGCCATCCCCCAATCACTTATTTTTCTTACCTGAGACTAACGGTTGACTTATGAGCCGACTCTCTCTATCTTATATGGTTATGGAAAAAAGAAAGCACAGCGGAGAGAATCGATGTTAAACGGAACAATTGATCTCCACCTTCATACCACCTGCTCCGACGGTCTGGATACACCCGAGGAAATCGTCGAAGCAGCCATTCAGGAAGGATATACGGTTATTTCCATAACCGATCATGATACCGTTGAAGGTGTGATACGTGGCATCAAAGCGGCGGAAGGCACCGGACTTGATCTGATAGCCGGGATAGAGCTTTCATCGATTGAGGATCTCTATGACATTCATATCCTTGGATACCATATCGATTATACCGATGCCGAATTCATCCGCCGGATCTCCTTTTTCAAAGAAAAAAGGAGAGAAAGAGCGGAAGAGATTGTTGCGTACCTGAATCGTCTCGGTCTCGATATCCAGATAGATACGGTTCTGCGGATTGCCCACGGCGCCCCGGTGGGGAGGCCGCATATCGCCGAAGCGCTCGTTTCCGAGGAACTGGTCACCACGTATGACGAGGCTTTCACCCGCTACATCGGGACTCATGGCCCCGCCTATGTTCCCAAATACAAGGTAACCCCCGGTGAAGCGATCGAGCTTATTCTCAAGAGCGGGGGCATTCCTGTTCTGGCGCATCCGGGCGTACTGAACCGTGACGAGTTGATATTTGAGCTGATGGAATACGGTCTGATGGGAGTGGAGGCGATCCATCCGCTGCATGTTGTGGAAAAGCAGATGTATTATGAAAAGCTTGCAAAAAAATACGGCCTCATTGTCACCGGCGGCTCGGACTGGCATGGGAAGGGGAGACGGCGTAATTTCAAAAAGCTCAGCGATTCGCTGAAAGTCAGTCCAAAAACCATTTCCGAAATGAAAGCATTCCACGAGAGCAGGGAAATTATTGGAAAACGAATCGCTTCAGATCCGTAAAGAAGCGCTGAAACGAAGCTGCCTTCCGGTGCATATCGCCATCATTATGGACGGAAACGGCCGCTGGGCAAAAAAGCGCAGCCTTCACCATATCGAGGGACACCGTGAGGGAATCCGAACCGTCCGTGAAATTGTCAGGGCTGCGGGAAGTATCGGTATCGGGTATATGACCCTGTATACATTTTCTTCCGAAAACTGGAGCCGCCCCCCCGGAGAGGTGATGGGGCTTATGGACCTTCTTTCTGAAACCCTTGAAAAAGAGGTTCCGGAGCTCCATAAAAACCATGTACGGCTGAAAACCATCGGAAATACTTCCGCACTTCCCAAAAGGAGCCGTGAAGCGCTCGCATCGGCTATTGCGGAAACATCCGCTAATGACGGCCTGACCCTTGTTCTGGCTCTCAATTACGGCGGTCGTGACGAGATTCTGCGGGCTGCCCGTAAAATAGCGGCGAGTGTGAAAAAAGGTCTTCTCGATCCCGGGGATATAACCCCGGAAAATATAGAATCCGCCCTGGATACTGCGGGGATTCCGGATCCGGACCTTCTTATCCGCACTTCCGGTGAGTACAGGCTGTCCAATTTTCTCCTCTGGCAGCTTGCCTATACCGAGCTCTGGGTCACCGACACCATGTGGCCGGATTTCACGGAATCTGACTTCTATGATGCCCTGGAATCGTATGCCGGAAGGGAGCGCCGATTCGGAAAGACGAGCCAGCAGATCAGCGGTGTGACTAAAAAGATCGCCGCATTTCTTACCGGAGGAGGCGGGGAATAATGCAGCCGCAGAAGACCCTCGACAGCTCCACAGTGAAAAGGATTGTTGTGGGCGTGGTCTTCGGCCCCCTGATCGTGTGGATTTTCTGGCAAGGAGGGTATCCCCTTTTTGCACTTCTGGCGCTCCTGACCCTTTTAGGGCAGTGGGAATTTTTCCGGATGCTGAACGGCGAACTGGGTTTTTTCCACCATCTCACCGGTTACATGGCCGGGCTGGCAATTGTGGCCGATGCAGTCATCCGAAAGTCCGAGCAGGTTCCAGGCATCCTGGTGACCGCGCTGATAATCTATTTCATTATCGAGATAATCACCGGTAAAGAGCGCAAACTCCGGAATGTATCCCTGGCGCTTCTGGTAACCATATATCCGGCGGCGTTCATTGTATATCTGTTTCAGATACTGTTATACCCCGGCGTTCTGTTTGGGACGGACAACCGGTTTCTCCTGTTTTATCTGGTGCTGGTCATCTGGACTTTTGATACGACATCATATTTCGCCGGTCGTTTTTGGGGTAAACATCCTTTTTTCCCGCAAATTTCCCCTAAAAAAACGATGGAAGGATTCTGGGGAGGGATGGCTGGTGTGTTGGTGTTCGGAGCGGCGACCGCTCTTTTCACCGGGTATTCTCTTCTGCAGATCATGATCGTGTCAGTTCTGGCGGGATTTTCCGGGCAGGCCGGAGATCTCTCCGAATCCATCATCAAGAGAGATGTGGGGATAAAGGACTCATCGCATATTATTCCCGGTCATGGCGGTGTTCTCGATCGTTTTGACAGTCTATTCTTTGCCGCCCCGGTCATTTACCTGTATCTGCTTATCTATACTGCCTTCTGGAGGTGATTTTGAAACGCTTTATCATCCTCGGCTCCACCGGCTCCATCGGGAAATCGAGCCTTGATGTTATCGCTGCAAATCCAAAGCAGTTCCGGGTTGTCGGACTTGCCGCCGGCCGGTCCGGAGAGAGTATGTACGAGCAGATCGCCCGTTTTCAGCCGGAAGCGGTGTCGCTTAGGGATCGTCAGATCGCCTGCGAGGTACGGAACCGGGTCGGCGGCCGTACCCATGTGTACGAGGATTTCCAGGGCATGATCGAAATGATTAAAACCCTGGAGGCGGATGCAGTGATTAACGGGCTGGTCGGATCGGTAGGAATGATACCGACCCTTGCTGCGCTGGAAAGCGGAAAAGATGTTCTCCTGGCCAATAAGGAAACCATGGTCATGGCCGGAGAACTGGTCATGGATACGGTCAAACGGTACGGCAAACGAATTGTTCCCATAGACAGTGAAATGAGCGCCATCCACCAATGCCTGAAAGGCGAGCGGCGCAATAAAGTCAAGCGTCTTATCCTGACAGCATCCGGCGGACCGTTCATTGATTT
This window contains:
- a CDS encoding PHP domain-containing protein; the encoded protein is MLNGTIDLHLHTTCSDGLDTPEEIVEAAIQEGYTVISITDHDTVEGVIRGIKAAEGTGLDLIAGIELSSIEDLYDIHILGYHIDYTDAEFIRRISFFKEKRRERAEEIVAYLNRLGLDIQIDTVLRIAHGAPVGRPHIAEALVSEELVTTYDEAFTRYIGTHGPAYVPKYKVTPGEAIELILKSGGIPVLAHPGVLNRDELIFELMEYGLMGVEAIHPLHVVEKQMYYEKLAKKYGLIVTGGSDWHGKGRRRNFKKLSDSLKVSPKTISEMKAFHESREIIGKRIASDP
- a CDS encoding isoprenyl transferase, translated to MENESLQIRKEALKRSCLPVHIAIIMDGNGRWAKKRSLHHIEGHREGIRTVREIVRAAGSIGIGYMTLYTFSSENWSRPPGEVMGLMDLLSETLEKEVPELHKNHVRLKTIGNTSALPKRSREALASAIAETSANDGLTLVLALNYGGRDEILRAARKIAASVKKGLLDPGDITPENIESALDTAGIPDPDLLIRTSGEYRLSNFLLWQLAYTELWVTDTMWPDFTESDFYDALESYAGRERRFGKTSQQISGVTKKIAAFLTGGGGE
- a CDS encoding phosphatidate cytidylyltransferase — protein: MQPQKTLDSSTVKRIVVGVVFGPLIVWIFWQGGYPLFALLALLTLLGQWEFFRMLNGELGFFHHLTGYMAGLAIVADAVIRKSEQVPGILVTALIIYFIIEIITGKERKLRNVSLALLVTIYPAAFIVYLFQILLYPGVLFGTDNRFLLFYLVLVIWTFDTTSYFAGRFWGKHPFFPQISPKKTMEGFWGGMAGVLVFGAATALFTGYSLLQIMIVSVLAGFSGQAGDLSESIIKRDVGIKDSSHIIPGHGGVLDRFDSLFFAAPVIYLYLLIYTAFWR